The Cydia strobilella chromosome 5, ilCydStro3.1, whole genome shotgun sequence region ATGTTGCTAGTTAAACTAGTAGGTATATTGGTCATTAAGTATGTAACTAGctcaaataaaatttatatctcGCCGTCAGAATATCGGAGCGCCCAAGATGATTAATAAATTTTGATATAATGCATCAAAACTCGATACGCTATAGACATGAATGAATAACATTGTTATTAGACCTGCAATTTTCTTCAGGGACTCTGGATAACATATGGTTAGTCTCTTCGAGAACCCTTGAAAGTTGTTGCTGAGCCAAGGTTATAACTGGACATTTTTTGTGCAGAATGCTGGCCACGTCTCCTTGCGTATCCAAGTCGTAGTGGCACTCGGGAGTGACCAAAGCATAATCGTCGCTTCTAGGTGAATGATCTATCAAATCAAACTCTTCTCTAGAATTCTCAGGTTGATCCACGGTTCCATCTTCCCGTGAATTGTCAAGAGTACAATCCCGCGGACAGTTCCTATTCTGTTTGTATGTTTTCCTCGTGTATCGGTAGATATTATGTACTTGATAATCATTTAACGACATAACAAAAATACTTAGACACAATGTAAATATACTTATGAAATTATTGTTTATGTACGTGTCAATATTGCAATCGACAACGCAACTATGACGTGACAGCATGATGACAGCATTTTAGGAACAGTAATAAATCCGGATTAACCTATGACAATAGCACAAAGGATTTTCGTTGAAAAAGGCTGGCTAATTAATGGtgtcagtcgatcaggtttgttttgaggatcaaatgtttgTATGGGACCCAATGACCCCGATGTCTTAAAGCaaaacaaaagtcacaaatgatggtcaaagtctggcaccaaataggggatattactttacagtaataacatacaCTAATTTATGATATTACTCAAAATGGATACAAAAAAGTTCCACGAGAGGGCTCTctttctcctatatattatactactctttgaaattactgcaatgttctgtcaCCAGCAAGTAGGGATCGTATCGAATGTCGCTTTAAAGCCTCTACAGACCTTGCAACAAATCGCATGCGAGTAACGAAATTATTAGaacgatcaaatgccgcaatgtctAGTATTGTGCGGACGTAGTTCGGCATGAACCGTTGTACAACGCCAGAaatgaaataagtttttaaacaacaatatttatattaaaaatatttgtcttTATCGTTAAACTTTACCCATAATGCTCTCCAACAGTTTTTGGTCATAGGTAATAACTATAGTAAAGTATCAAAATCCTCCATAGATAACCCGTAGTCACGTTTCTGTTTAGTCCCCGAACGACTGGTGCATCAGCTTCTTGGAGTACTCGTAGACTACGAAGAGGACCGCGGTGGCGGGGACGGTGCGGACCAGGGTCGGCTTCAGCCCGTTGTACAGCGCAAGGACGCCTGCAAAaggattttttataaattgtccATTCTTCACATTTCCCTGACTTACGGCAGTCTCAGGAGGCCCTACCTCGAAAaacgagatatatatatatatacctatatatatgcctaaaatattaaactagatggcgccattaaataagaatatgcctaaaatattaaactagaTAGCGCCACTAAATAAGAATATgcctaaaatattaaactagaTGGCGCCATTAAATAGGAACATgtctaaaatattgaattagATGGCGCTATTAAATAAGAATAtgcctaaaaatattaaactagaTGGCGCCATTAAATACGAATATGCCTAAAATGCTTTTTATTATGCTTTATTGTATTTACTTTTGTGGATAAGACCAGGCAAGTCTAATTTTACGTTTAGAAGTCATAAATAGCAGTAAGATGACAGATTTCTTACGCATAAAGCTAAAATGGGGAAATAATAAAAAGCGCTTCATACAATGAAGAGGCACGAGGTAAACACAGTATCTATTAGGGGTCatcaaatttcgatttttttagattttttaggaAAAAGATAGGTCGTTGGTAATACGTACTTTTGCTGTGACGTAATATGTGGATGAACCCTTATATGTATGTTGGTATGAAATatctaaatattaaataagggtaggcaagtaggtaggtaggtaaggtaaggGTTAGGTAAGGTAGGGTgaggtaggtatgtaggtagGGTAAGGTTTATCTAAATAAGGTACTTAGCCAGACTAATAGACCGACCTTCTTGCTTGACGATCTCGAGCCCCACGGCGAGGAACCGCTGGCTCTTGTTGGAGATCTGCACGCGCGACTTGATGACGTCGGAGGGGAAGATGACGGTCCACAGCACCAGCCCGCCCACTGCCCCCGCGACCATCGTGCGCAGCGGCCCGATCTCCTCCTTGGACTGGCCGGGCTTCGTCAGGAGTTCTCTCGTACCTGATAACAATAATACGGgctccctttgtttgacatcattattgaatgtcatattatcattagtcataattctgaaaccgttaacttttcaggattttcctcaggttatcctatagataggttaggttaggtttgttttattagctacgtcaaattaagccgaaaatgggcgatctgcggaaataattcgtgtagttttgaaaattggtatagttgtaccttgtggtgtccagatgaacatactaaaagtcttCGGGGGTGGGGGGTTAGCTAGGGGTGTAGGGGGGGttgaatgtatatttttttcagatttttgctcgtatCTTACTTACTTCGAGCAAGTttctacaaaaaaattctacaaattaggttatatttatttttactctacgattaatactttaggagctacaggatgtttaagttaacaaagagatgaaaaatagacgacataagaaaacgtcgtttcttcgtagttgttcatcataactgaaatttttagtatagaataagcaagttgagtcacctgctgatcaaaaataaaaataaaccggccaagagcatatcgggtcatgctcagtgtatggtttcgtacttccgtagttacccgcccggcaaaatatactttttgcaaaaactcaaaaatggcttaaccgatcaggtttgctatagttttccttgagtctttaataagctttactttcacgtttttttccacattttttggacccatggttcaaaagttagaccaTGGTCAGAAGTGGggataaaattttttttcgcctcaaccctatagtgtggggtgtcattggataggtattttaaaatgaatctgagtctttaagaacatttttttgataaacgtgatatttccggaaatattcgctttgaaagaaaaaataatgtttgtgagtccccctctaacttttgaaccacgagtccaaaaaatatggaaaaattcGTGAAAGTAGAGCTTAAA contains the following coding sequences:
- the LOC134741545 gene encoding uncharacterized protein LOC134741545; the encoded protein is MLSRHSCVVDCNIDTYINNNFISIFTLCLSIFVMSLNDYQVHNIYRYTRKTYKQNRNCPRDCTLDNSREDGTVDQPENSREEFDLIDHSPRSDDYALVTPECHYDLDTQGDVASILHKKCPVITLAQQQLSRVLEETNHMLSRVPEENCSALIRYICHCKDAILWQNRANFVLGVLLSVVFLAGLLFVAATCGTHYGKFNNPILNCIDNYFIPDSISIEETFHCIT